Proteins from one Candidatus Sulfotelmatobacter sp. genomic window:
- the uvrA gene encoding excinuclease ABC subunit UvrA: MPDGTTHALDAIVIKGAREHNLKNVDLTLPRNRLIVITGLSGSGKSSLAFDTIYAEGQRRYVESLSSYARQFLGQMEKPDVDYIEGLSPAISIDQKSTSRNPRSTVGTVTEIYDYLRLLYARIGQPHCYQCGREVSAQTAEQIVEQILQFPEGTRIQLLAPVVRGRKGEYTKLFEEIAKEGFARVRVDGEIRELREKIDLDKKRKHTIEVVVDRLVVKPDVRGRLTDSIETTLKLATGIVTVLYQGKVNEGTTKSNNEQWVEATFSESFACAYCGISFQELEPRLFSFNSPYGACPACSGLGVKIEIDPWKVIPDRTKSIADGAIVPWSKNMGSGRYPSTNPYYMQQVERLLRSRRCKASTPVEDLPEDVLDTILYGADRKQKFVYESRSGKQWEYESQFEGVINNLQRRHSETSSDYVKEEIEKYMSASTCKVCQGARLKPEALGVFVAGKNIHETTTMSVEAAAAFFADLTTTEREQKIAHQILKEIRARLGFLQNVGLGYLNLSRTATTLSGGESQRIRLATQIGSSLVGVLYILDEPSIGLHQRDNDRLLATLETLRDIGNTLIVIEHDEDTMRAADVIVDIGPGAGAEGGHVLSVGDIAQIEANPRSLTGAYLSGRQFIAIPKHRRKPRSLLTVVNAKANNLRGIDVEIPLGVFTCVTGVSGSGKSTLVNEVVVKALDQHLHHQPAGGTYGRVKGAEALDKMVVIDQSPIGRTPRSNPATYTGAFDLIRELYSLVPEAKMRGYTPGRFSFNVKGGRCEGCQGDGIVKIEMHFLPDVYVPCEVCHGKRYNAQTLEVKFKGKSIADVLAMRVDEAAELFATMPRIANKLKTICEVGLGYIQMGQPATQLSGGEAQRIKLATELSRRATGRTFYVLDEPTTGLHFADIHKLLDVLQRLVGMGNTVLVIEHNLDVIKTADYLIDLGPEGGDRGGTIVATGTPEDVAANPESHTGTYLRGVLSDERALGRIHADPARIAELERENRAQLDDLAQNGRVPVEA; encoded by the coding sequence AGCGCCGCTACGTCGAGTCGCTCTCGTCCTACGCCCGGCAGTTCCTGGGCCAGATGGAGAAGCCCGACGTCGATTACATCGAGGGGCTCTCGCCGGCGATCTCGATCGACCAGAAGTCGACCTCGCGCAACCCGCGCTCGACGGTCGGCACGGTCACCGAGATCTACGACTACCTGCGGCTGCTCTACGCGCGCATCGGCCAGCCCCACTGCTACCAGTGCGGGCGTGAGGTCTCGGCCCAGACCGCCGAGCAGATCGTCGAGCAGATCCTGCAGTTTCCCGAGGGGACGCGGATCCAGCTGCTGGCGCCGGTCGTGCGCGGGCGCAAGGGCGAGTACACCAAGCTGTTCGAGGAGATCGCCAAAGAGGGCTTCGCGCGCGTGCGGGTCGACGGCGAGATCCGCGAGCTGCGCGAGAAGATCGACCTCGACAAGAAGCGCAAGCACACGATCGAGGTCGTGGTCGACCGGCTGGTCGTCAAGCCCGACGTGCGCGGGCGGCTGACCGACTCGATCGAGACGACGCTCAAGCTCGCGACCGGCATCGTGACCGTGCTCTACCAGGGCAAGGTCAACGAAGGCACCACCAAGAGCAACAACGAGCAGTGGGTCGAAGCGACCTTCAGCGAGTCGTTCGCCTGCGCGTACTGCGGCATCTCGTTCCAGGAGCTCGAGCCGCGCCTGTTCTCGTTCAACTCGCCCTACGGCGCGTGTCCGGCGTGCAGCGGCCTGGGCGTGAAGATCGAGATCGATCCGTGGAAGGTCATCCCCGACCGCACCAAGTCGATCGCCGACGGCGCGATCGTGCCCTGGTCGAAGAACATGGGCTCGGGCCGCTACCCCTCGACCAACCCGTACTACATGCAGCAGGTCGAGCGGCTGTTGCGCTCGCGCCGTTGCAAGGCCTCGACGCCGGTCGAAGATTTGCCGGAGGACGTGCTCGATACGATCCTCTACGGCGCCGACCGCAAGCAGAAGTTCGTCTACGAGTCGCGCTCGGGCAAGCAGTGGGAGTACGAGTCGCAGTTCGAAGGCGTCATCAACAACCTGCAGCGCCGCCACAGCGAGACCTCTTCCGACTACGTGAAGGAAGAGATCGAGAAGTACATGAGCGCGTCGACCTGCAAGGTCTGCCAAGGCGCGCGGCTCAAGCCCGAGGCGCTGGGCGTGTTCGTCGCCGGCAAGAACATCCACGAGACGACGACGATGTCGGTCGAGGCCGCGGCGGCGTTCTTCGCCGACCTGACGACCACCGAACGCGAACAGAAGATCGCGCACCAGATCCTCAAGGAGATTCGCGCGCGACTGGGCTTCTTGCAGAACGTCGGGCTGGGCTACCTGAACCTCTCGCGCACGGCCACCACGCTCTCGGGCGGCGAGTCGCAGCGCATTCGGCTGGCCACCCAGATCGGCAGCTCGCTGGTCGGCGTGCTCTACATCCTGGACGAACCCTCGATCGGACTCCATCAGCGCGACAACGACCGGCTGTTGGCGACGCTCGAGACGCTGCGCGACATCGGCAACACGCTGATCGTCATCGAGCACGACGAGGACACGATGCGCGCCGCCGACGTCATCGTCGACATCGGCCCCGGGGCGGGCGCTGAGGGCGGCCACGTGCTCAGCGTCGGCGACATCGCGCAGATCGAGGCCAACCCGCGGTCGCTGACCGGCGCGTACCTCTCGGGCCGGCAGTTCATCGCGATTCCCAAGCACCGGCGCAAGCCGCGCAGCCTGCTGACCGTCGTCAACGCCAAGGCCAACAACCTGCGCGGGATCGACGTGGAGATTCCGCTCGGCGTCTTCACCTGCGTGACCGGCGTCTCGGGTTCGGGCAAGTCGACGCTGGTCAACGAGGTCGTCGTCAAGGCGCTCGACCAGCACCTGCACCACCAGCCGGCGGGCGGAACGTACGGCCGCGTCAAGGGCGCCGAGGCGCTCGACAAGATGGTCGTCATCGACCAGTCGCCGATCGGCCGCACTCCGCGCTCGAACCCGGCGACCTACACCGGCGCGTTCGACCTGATCCGCGAGCTGTACTCGCTGGTCCCCGAAGCGAAGATGCGCGGGTACACGCCGGGGCGTTTCTCGTTCAACGTCAAGGGCGGCCGCTGCGAGGGCTGTCAGGGCGACGGCATCGTGAAGATCGAGATGCACTTCCTGCCCGACGTCTACGTGCCGTGCGAGGTCTGTCACGGCAAGCGCTACAACGCCCAGACGCTGGAAGTGAAGTTCAAGGGCAAGTCGATCGCCGACGTGCTCGCGATGCGCGTCGACGAGGCGGCCGAGCTGTTCGCGACGATGCCGCGCATCGCCAACAAGCTCAAGACGATCTGCGAGGTCGGCTTGGGCTACATCCAGATGGGCCAACCGGCGACGCAGCTCTCGGGCGGCGAGGCGCAGCGCATCAAGCTGGCCACCGAGCTGTCACGCCGCGCGACCGGACGCACCTTCTACGTCCTCGACGAGCCGACGACGGGCTTGCACTTCGCGGACATCCACAAGCTGCTCGACGTGCTGCAGCGACTGGTCGGGATGGGCAACACCGTGCTGGTCATCGAGCACAACCTCGACGTCATCAAGACCGCCGACTATTTGATCGACCTCGGCCCCGAGGGCGGCGACCGCGGCGGCACGATCGTCGCCACCGGCACGCCCGAAGACGTCGCCGCGAACCCGGAGTCGCACACGGGGACGTATCTGCGCGGCGTGCTCAGCGACGAGCGCGCGCTGGGCCGCATCCACGCCGATCCGGCGCGGATCGCCGAGCTGGAGCGCGAGAACCGCGCGCAGCTCGACGATTTGGCCCAGAACGGACGCGTCCCGGTCGAAGCCTAA